From the genome of Caloenas nicobarica isolate bCalNic1 chromosome 16, bCalNic1.hap1, whole genome shotgun sequence, one region includes:
- the LOC135995397 gene encoding apelin receptor A-like has protein sequence MLRRGGASVPGPPRGRGGGGAHGSHIAARAGAGGAAAMEYAEVDEYYYGEEVAGNGTWEACEWQADWEASFSLLPLLYLLVFALGLSGNGLVLLTMWRGPRARRRSADAYIGNLALADLAFVATLPLWAAYTALRFHWPFGAALCKLSSFLVLLSMFASAFCLGGLSAERCRAAAPPPRAAPRRRPAGLGALAALWAAAAAAAALPALLLREARRGPRNRTLCELAAGGAGRAAALSLGATALGFAAPLLLMAVCYCCVAAAVRRQLRPGRAEAAARRRLLRLIAVLVAAFAGCWLPFHLLKSLFALAAAGLLELPCALLGLIARLHPYATCLAYLNSCLNPLLYAFLDGRFRARCRLLLGPRRPPAAACTLSGPTQRSELGSAGTKL, from the coding sequence atgctgcgCCGGGGCGGAGCGTCggtcccggggccgccccggggcAGGGGTGGCGGTGGAGCCCATGGCTCCCATATagcggcgcgggcgggcgcCGGGGGGGCGGCCGCGATGGAGTACGCGGAGGTGGACGAGTACTACTACGGGGAGGAGGTGGCGGGCAACGGGACATGGGAGGCGTGCGAGTGGCAGGCGGACTGGGAGGCGTCCTTctcgctgctgccgctgctctACCTGCTGGTCTTCGCCCTGGGGCTGTCGGGCAacgggctggtgctgctgacgATGTGGCGCGGCCCCCGggcccgccgccgctccgccgaCGCCTACATCGGGAACCTGGCGCTGGCCGACCTGGCTTTCGTGGCCACGCTGCCGCTCTGGGCCGCCTACACGGCGCTGCGCTTCCACTGGCCCTTCGGCGCGGCGCTCTGCAAGCTCAGCAGTTTCCTGGTGCTGCTCAGCATGTTCGCCTCCGCCTTCTGCCTGGGCGGCCTCAGCGCCGAGCGCTGccgcgccgccgcgccgccgccccgcgccgccccccgccgccgccccgccgggctgGGCGCGCTGGCCGCGCTctgggcggcggcggcggcggcggcggcgctgccggcgctgctgctgcgggaGGCGCGGCGGGGGCCGCGCAACCGGACGCTGTGCGAGCtggcggcggggggcgcggggcgggcggcggcgctcAGCCTGGGCGCCACGGCGCTGGGCTTCGCCGCGCCGCTGCTGCTCATGGCCGTGTGCTACTGCTGCGTGGCCGCCGCCGTCCGCCGCCAGCTGCGGCCGGGGCGCGCcgaggcggcggcgcggcggcggctgctgcggcTGATCGCGGTGCTGGTGGCCGCGTTCGCCGGCTGCTGGCTGCCCTTCCACCTGCTCAAGAGCCTCTTCGCGCTGGCGGCCGCcgggctgctggagctgccctgcgcGCTGCTGGGGCTCATCGCCCGCCTGCACCCCTACGCCACCTGCCTGGCCTACCTCAACAGCTGCCTCAACCCGCTGCTCTACGCCTTTCTCGACGGCCGCTTCCGCGCCCGCTGCCGCCTGCTGCTGGgtccgcgccgcccgcccgccgccgcctgcACGCTCAGCGGCCCCACGCAGCGCTCCGAGCTGGGCTCGGCCGGCACCAAGCTGTAG